One Rhodococcus sp. P1Y DNA window includes the following coding sequences:
- a CDS encoding ABC transporter ATP-binding protein, with product MSMEVTAWNQMYRTMNASSQKTSFSAVTARRILEFAKPHRRKLFGFLLLSIVLAVLAVATPVLAGRVVNAIVDGDPFAVVLRLSLMIAAIAVVDAAFGLLNRWLSSNIGEGLILDLRTAVFDHVQRMPIAFFTRTRTGALVSRLNNDVIGAQRAFSDTLSGVVSNLVTLVLTLVVMIGISWQVTLLALVLLPVFVLPARRMGRRLARLQREAAAHNSAMSTQMTERFSAPGATLVKLFGQPDVESDEFALRASRVRDIGVRSAMVQTVFVTALTLVSALALAVVYGLGGFYALRGQLDPGSVVTLSLLLARLYSPLTQLASARVEVMSALVSFERVFEVLDLVPLIQDKPDAKAIPDGPVSVELDDVRFAYPSADKVSLASLEEVASLDSRGGEEVLHGLSFRAEPGQMVALVGTSGAGKSTIAQLIARLYDVDSGAVRLAGTNVKDVTAESIRGAVGMVTQDGHLFHETVRANIVLPRPDATDTEVWDALRRARLEDLVKSLPDGLDTVVGERGYRLSGGERQRLTIARLLIARPRVVILDEATASLDSTSEAAVQAALSEALAGKTSVVIAHRLSTIRAADVILVVEAGEIVERGTHEELLAAGGRYEELHRTQFSQAAGAGAQPAE from the coding sequence ATGAGTATGGAAGTCACGGCCTGGAATCAGATGTACCGAACGATGAACGCGTCGTCGCAAAAGACATCGTTCTCGGCCGTGACTGCCCGTCGGATACTGGAGTTCGCGAAGCCGCACCGTCGTAAATTATTTGGATTCCTCCTACTCAGCATCGTGCTCGCCGTCCTCGCGGTGGCGACGCCGGTGCTGGCGGGGCGCGTGGTCAACGCCATCGTCGACGGTGACCCCTTCGCCGTCGTGCTACGCCTGTCGCTGATGATCGCGGCCATCGCCGTCGTCGACGCGGCATTCGGATTGCTGAACCGGTGGCTGTCGTCGAACATCGGCGAAGGCCTGATCCTCGATCTTCGCACCGCCGTGTTCGATCACGTCCAGAGAATGCCCATCGCGTTCTTCACCAGAACGCGCACGGGCGCGCTCGTCAGCCGTCTCAACAACGATGTCATCGGCGCTCAGCGCGCATTCAGCGACACGTTGTCCGGCGTCGTGAGCAATCTCGTGACGCTGGTGCTGACGCTCGTGGTGATGATCGGAATTTCTTGGCAAGTAACGCTTCTCGCGCTGGTGCTGCTTCCGGTCTTCGTCCTCCCTGCCCGCCGGATGGGTCGTCGTCTCGCTCGTCTGCAGCGCGAGGCTGCCGCGCACAACTCGGCCATGAGCACGCAGATGACCGAACGGTTCTCTGCTCCTGGCGCGACCCTGGTCAAGCTGTTCGGGCAACCGGATGTCGAATCGGACGAGTTCGCACTCCGCGCATCAAGGGTGCGAGACATCGGTGTCCGAAGCGCCATGGTGCAGACGGTGTTCGTCACCGCCCTCACACTTGTGTCGGCTCTCGCGCTGGCCGTGGTCTACGGGCTCGGTGGTTTCTATGCGCTGCGCGGGCAACTCGATCCGGGTTCGGTCGTCACATTGTCGTTGTTGCTGGCCCGCCTGTACTCGCCGCTCACCCAGCTTGCCAGCGCACGGGTCGAGGTGATGAGCGCGCTGGTCAGCTTCGAGAGGGTATTCGAGGTGCTGGACCTCGTACCGCTCATCCAGGACAAGCCCGATGCCAAGGCGATTCCCGACGGGCCGGTATCGGTCGAGTTGGACGACGTCCGTTTCGCCTATCCGTCAGCGGACAAAGTCTCGCTCGCCTCACTCGAAGAGGTCGCGTCGCTGGACTCTCGAGGCGGAGAGGAGGTGCTCCATGGGCTGTCCTTCCGGGCGGAACCCGGTCAGATGGTGGCGCTCGTCGGAACGTCGGGGGCCGGAAAGTCGACCATCGCGCAACTGATCGCCCGTCTGTACGACGTCGACAGCGGCGCTGTCCGACTGGCAGGCACGAACGTGAAAGATGTGACTGCCGAGTCGATTCGTGGTGCTGTAGGGATGGTGACACAGGACGGACACCTGTTCCACGAGACCGTTCGCGCCAATATCGTGCTGCCCCGACCCGACGCGACCGACACCGAAGTGTGGGACGCCTTGCGACGGGCGCGTCTGGAAGATCTGGTGAAATCGTTGCCCGACGGTCTCGACACCGTCGTCGGCGAGCGTGGGTACCGACTCTCCGGCGGGGAGAGACAGCGACTGACGATCGCGAGGCTGCTCATCGCCAGGCCGCGGGTGGTCATTCTCGACGAGGCGACCGCGTCGCTCGATTCGACCTCGGAAGCCGCAGTGCAGGCGGCGTTGAGCGAGGCACTCGCGGGGAAGACCTCGGTGGTCATCGCGCATCGGCTGTCGACCATCCGCGCAGCGGACGTCATCCTCGTCGTCGAAGCCGGTGAAATCGTCGAGCGCGGAACACACGAAGAACTCCTCGCAGCGGGTGGCCGCTACGAGGAGCTCCATCGAACTCAGTTCAGTCAGGCGGCGGGAGCGGGAGCGCAGCCTGCGGAGTGA
- a CDS encoding lipase family protein codes for MRALKLVGAAGLTAVAIACSAVIAAGPAVANPLEPTPIADVFYAPVPDLEAKNPGDIISSRPMPPPAGFFDTDVWQIRFRSTNSAGDPIAAVTTVFSPRNKVPGGPLLSYQHIINALGLECAPSQALWTQDPNLIIREAPALMVALQRGWTVNMADHLGPTSAYGAAKLGGKIVLDSIRAAQRFDPLQVQQSPVALAGYSGGGMATAWAAALQNEYAPELNIVGSASGGAPMNMERMARDLGFNPHPVFGLAFAAALGLEREYPTRIPISEQLNPLGQQMAAELQNACTNDIIAVGAGKSALQVANSTDLINSPEMVAAVNENSVELYSGVPKAPFFEWHSPTDALIPVSAISNTVARYCAAGVPVTELLVPSNDHLTAAVLGLPQALEWIDARFKGVPAPSNC; via the coding sequence CGGTTGCCAATCCATTGGAGCCGACGCCCATAGCGGACGTGTTCTACGCACCCGTGCCGGATCTCGAGGCCAAGAACCCAGGCGACATCATCTCGAGTCGCCCGATGCCGCCGCCCGCCGGCTTCTTCGACACCGACGTGTGGCAGATCCGGTTCCGATCGACCAACTCGGCCGGCGACCCCATTGCTGCGGTGACGACGGTCTTCTCACCCAGGAACAAGGTTCCGGGCGGACCGCTCCTCTCCTACCAACACATCATCAATGCGCTCGGCCTCGAGTGCGCACCGTCGCAGGCCCTGTGGACGCAGGATCCGAACCTGATCATTCGCGAGGCTCCCGCACTCATGGTGGCGTTGCAGCGCGGCTGGACGGTCAACATGGCCGACCACCTCGGGCCCACCAGTGCGTACGGCGCCGCGAAGCTCGGCGGCAAGATCGTTCTCGACAGCATTCGAGCGGCCCAGAGGTTCGACCCGCTTCAGGTTCAGCAGAGCCCGGTGGCGTTGGCCGGATATTCCGGCGGCGGCATGGCGACTGCGTGGGCCGCTGCGTTGCAGAACGAATATGCACCAGAACTCAACATCGTAGGCAGTGCGTCGGGCGGTGCTCCGATGAACATGGAGCGCATGGCACGCGACCTCGGTTTCAATCCGCACCCGGTCTTCGGTCTGGCCTTCGCAGCTGCGCTCGGTCTCGAACGCGAATACCCGACGCGCATTCCGATCAGCGAGCAGCTCAACCCTCTCGGTCAGCAGATGGCGGCGGAGCTCCAGAACGCGTGCACCAACGACATCATCGCTGTCGGCGCAGGCAAGAGCGCACTGCAGGTGGCCAACTCGACCGATCTGATCAACAGCCCCGAAATGGTCGCAGCCGTCAACGAGAACAGCGTCGAGCTCTACTCCGGAGTTCCGAAGGCACCGTTCTTCGAGTGGCACAGCCCGACGGACGCGCTCATCCCGGTCTCGGCCATCAGCAACACCGTCGCCCGCTACTGCGCGGCTGGGGTGCCGGTGACGGAGCTTCTCGTTCCCAGCAACGATCACCTCACGGCCGCAGTGCTCGGCCTTCCCCAGGCTCTCGAGTGGATCGACGCACGTTTCAAGGGCGTTCCCGCTCCTAGCAACTGCTGA
- a CDS encoding ABC transporter substrate-binding protein, producing MRTSVLRFAAGAAALTLLAGCSSDDSASSSDTTDSSGAFPVTISHAFGDTTIDSEPSNVVTIGFNEQDFVLALGVKPVATRGNLSYDYRQRPWAQEALGGTEIPEVGTTELNLEQIAQAGPDLILGPYSYIDEGQYGQLSEMAPTIADIGGYSNVPAATWQQEFDVIGRALGKEQEAADQTATLEQKFQTAQDNNPQFAGKSLALTFVLEDGSYMILGADDLRALFFQDLGFEIPEKTEIVSVEGLTQISPDVIVVGGQDRDQLNANPLFAQLPAVAEDRTAYIGSFDKDLPSALGYSSPLSLDYAIDGFTPMLAAAADNDPSTVVPAP from the coding sequence GTGCGTACCAGTGTTCTTCGATTCGCCGCAGGCGCGGCAGCGCTCACCCTGTTGGCAGGGTGCTCATCCGACGACAGTGCGTCGTCCTCCGATACAACCGACTCGTCCGGGGCTTTCCCCGTCACGATCTCGCACGCGTTCGGTGACACCACCATCGACAGCGAGCCGTCCAACGTCGTCACCATCGGTTTCAACGAGCAGGACTTCGTTCTTGCGCTCGGTGTGAAGCCGGTAGCGACCCGCGGCAATCTCAGCTACGACTACCGTCAACGCCCCTGGGCACAGGAAGCCCTCGGCGGCACCGAGATCCCCGAGGTCGGCACCACCGAGCTCAATCTGGAGCAGATCGCGCAGGCGGGCCCGGACCTCATTCTCGGTCCGTACTCGTACATCGACGAGGGCCAGTACGGCCAGCTGTCGGAGATGGCCCCGACGATTGCCGACATCGGCGGATACAGCAACGTTCCCGCCGCGACGTGGCAGCAGGAATTCGACGTGATCGGCAGGGCGCTCGGCAAGGAGCAGGAAGCCGCCGACCAGACCGCCACATTGGAGCAGAAGTTCCAGACGGCGCAGGACAACAACCCGCAGTTTGCCGGTAAATCACTGGCTCTGACGTTCGTCCTCGAAGACGGGAGCTACATGATCCTCGGAGCCGACGATCTCCGAGCATTGTTCTTCCAGGATCTCGGTTTCGAGATCCCCGAGAAGACCGAGATCGTCAGCGTCGAGGGTCTCACTCAGATCAGCCCGGACGTTATCGTCGTCGGAGGTCAGGACCGCGACCAGCTGAACGCCAACCCACTGTTCGCCCAGCTGCCCGCCGTCGCCGAGGACCGGACCGCCTACATCGGTTCCTTCGACAAGGACCTTCCCTCGGCCCTCGGATACTCGAGCCCGCTCTCGCTCGACTACGCAATCGACGGTTTCACGCCAATGCTCGCTGCAGCGGCGGACAACGACCCCTCGACGGTGGTTCCCGCTCCCTGA